In one window of Zhongshania aliphaticivorans DNA:
- the folB gene encoding dihydroneopterin aldolase encodes MDIVFIRGLRVDTVIGIYDFERAHHQTLVLDLELGTDIRPAAADDDIKLTLNYKAITEGVEAFVKASEFALVETLAQRCAEMIMTEFAVPWLRLTLSKPGAMRQASEVGIVIERGQR; translated from the coding sequence ATGGATATTGTTTTTATACGTGGTTTACGAGTAGATACGGTTATTGGTATCTATGATTTTGAGCGCGCACATCATCAAACATTGGTACTTGATCTTGAATTGGGTACAGATATTCGTCCCGCCGCTGCGGATGATGATATTAAGCTTACCTTAAATTACAAGGCGATCACTGAAGGCGTTGAAGCGTTTGTTAAGGCAAGTGAGTTTGCGTTAGTAGAAACGCTGGCGCAGCGTTGTGCAGAGATGATAATGACAGAGTTTGCTGTACCTTGGCTGCGGTTAACCCTGAGTAAGCCTGGGGCCATGCGGCAAGCCAGTGAAGTTGGCATTGTCATTGAGCGTGGTCAACGATAG
- a CDS encoding ATP-binding protein, which translates to MSFTRRLTLSFVAILVLSLGSVLVQVWGNDTRRRNVWLLQHVIRSQSELNDFSQRMYSTHRKILVVDALSESGGQNGITSSERNELLSGIDALSALEEELNSDLHEYLEAGSYEPLNAAALFEHWRSFLQANDTHSASGLLREYEALSSRITANEWYLLSRSDQINADLREIVSMTNKVALAVFLLALITTFVLGYYMTRYTRRAIRQLQKGTAEWREGNFDYSIADMGHDEFGQLANSFNDMASSLRQAMGRVREASRRADAANQAKSGFLANMSHELRTPMNAIIGYSEMLLEEIAEEDDLSVSDLQPDLEKIQLAGKHLLALINDVLDISKIESGRMAVFWEDVALEPVLRDVEVTVAPLMEKNGDTLHCHFALKSDRIRTDVTRLRQILLNLLSNAAKFTRSGDIYLSVTEEVENGNGYLLAEVRDSGIGMNTEQLSRVFDAFVQADQSTTKQYGGSGLGLTISRKFAELLGGTITADSELGVGSTFRLSLPVGEAESSATLDKSATGDILVIDDDLAALDLSHRALSREGYRVRTASSGAEGLVMARQHRPDLVVLDVMMPGLDGWQVLHSLRSDVVLGSVPVLMLSMLNERDLGLLLGASGYLVKPVESAELVAVVRDLLPATAVGNMLVIEEGDILAEVIEQLSGAEHWKVYQSADLTRVAELLTELPWQLIVMGPHSDSGQVSRLVTHLRTEHWRNVPVLMAQTELEIQSLRGQLGAYLDRGA; encoded by the coding sequence ATGAGTTTTACCCGCCGTTTAACACTGTCTTTTGTCGCTATTTTGGTGTTGTCGTTGGGTAGCGTCTTGGTTCAAGTGTGGGGCAATGACACTAGACGTCGCAATGTTTGGTTGTTACAGCATGTGATTCGCTCGCAGTCTGAGTTGAATGACTTTAGTCAGCGGATGTATAGCACGCATCGAAAAATATTAGTGGTGGATGCGCTGTCGGAATCTGGCGGACAGAATGGTATTACCTCATCTGAGCGAAATGAGTTGCTCAGCGGTATTGATGCTTTGTCGGCACTTGAAGAAGAGCTTAATAGTGATTTGCATGAGTACTTAGAAGCGGGAAGTTATGAACCGTTAAATGCAGCGGCTTTGTTTGAGCATTGGCGATCATTTTTGCAGGCAAATGACACGCATAGTGCAAGCGGGTTACTTCGTGAGTACGAGGCCCTGAGTTCGCGGATTACAGCAAACGAATGGTATTTGCTGTCACGCTCTGACCAAATTAATGCTGACCTTCGTGAAATTGTCAGTATGACAAACAAAGTGGCGTTGGCCGTGTTTTTATTAGCGCTAATTACGACCTTTGTTCTTGGCTATTACATGACGCGTTACACCCGGCGGGCAATTCGACAGCTGCAAAAGGGTACGGCTGAGTGGCGTGAAGGTAATTTTGATTACAGCATTGCAGACATGGGGCATGATGAGTTTGGTCAGTTGGCGAACTCATTTAATGATATGGCGTCTAGTTTGCGCCAGGCGATGGGGCGAGTGCGTGAAGCAAGTCGACGCGCAGACGCCGCCAATCAGGCAAAAAGTGGCTTTTTGGCGAATATGAGCCATGAGTTGCGTACGCCAATGAATGCGATCATTGGTTATTCGGAAATGTTGCTGGAAGAGATTGCTGAAGAAGATGACTTGTCGGTCAGCGATCTGCAGCCAGACCTTGAAAAAATTCAATTAGCCGGTAAGCATCTTCTGGCATTAATTAATGATGTGCTGGATATCTCTAAAATTGAATCTGGTCGTATGGCGGTGTTCTGGGAAGATGTCGCCTTAGAGCCTGTTCTCAGGGATGTGGAGGTTACGGTTGCGCCATTAATGGAAAAAAATGGGGATACCTTGCATTGTCACTTCGCCTTAAAAAGTGATCGTATCCGAACGGATGTGACGCGCCTGCGGCAGATTTTATTAAATCTGCTGAGTAATGCGGCCAAGTTTACCCGATCTGGCGATATATACCTGTCGGTAACGGAGGAAGTTGAGAACGGGAATGGCTATTTGCTTGCAGAAGTCCGAGATAGCGGTATTGGGATGAATACTGAGCAGTTAAGTCGTGTGTTTGATGCGTTTGTGCAGGCTGATCAGTCAACAACAAAGCAATATGGTGGCTCTGGTTTAGGTTTAACGATTTCACGCAAGTTTGCCGAGCTATTGGGCGGCACGATTACCGCTGATAGCGAATTGGGAGTAGGCTCCACATTTAGACTTAGCTTGCCGGTGGGTGAAGCTGAGTCGTCGGCAACCTTAGATAAAAGTGCCACGGGTGATATTTTAGTGATAGATGACGATTTAGCTGCGTTGGATTTGAGCCATCGCGCCTTAAGTCGTGAGGGCTACCGTGTTCGGACCGCATCATCGGGCGCAGAAGGCTTGGTAATGGCGCGGCAACATCGGCCTGACTTGGTGGTGCTGGACGTTATGATGCCGGGCTTGGATGGTTGGCAGGTACTTCATAGTTTGCGAAGTGATGTCGTGCTGGGGAGTGTGCCGGTGTTGATGCTGTCAATGCTGAATGAGCGTGATCTAGGTTTGTTACTGGGTGCAAGTGGTTATTTAGTCAAGCCCGTGGAGAGTGCCGAGTTGGTCGCAGTGGTGCGAGATTTGCTGCCAGCGACTGCGGTGGGAAACATGCTGGTTATTGAAGAGGGCGACATCCTTGCAGAGGTGATTGAACAGTTATCTGGTGCCGAACATTGGAAGGTTTACCAAAGTGCTGATTTAACTCGGGTGGCCGAACTGCTTACTGAGTTGCCCTGGCAGTTAATTGTGATGGGACCCCATAGCGATAGCGGACAGGTGAGCCGTTTAGTGACGCATTTGCGTACAGAGCATTGGCGGAATGTGCCGGTCTTGATGGCGCAAACCGAGTTGGAAATTCAGAGTTTACGCGGTCAATTGGGCGCGTATTTGGATCGTGGCGCGTGA
- the folK gene encoding 2-amino-4-hydroxy-6-hydroxymethyldihydropteridine diphosphokinase, whose translation MADVFLSLGSNTARYRHLTIALDSLTELFGPLKLSRVYESESVGFRGSLFLNMAVGFSTDMPLSELAVQMRAIELNNGRQLDALKFSPRTLDIDILSYGELCGYHAGIELPREEILYNAFVLLPLSELAPNHRHPLDGRSYQELWRAYASDQKLWPVSFLWQGRDLSAT comes from the coding sequence ATGGCTGACGTTTTTCTCAGTTTGGGCAGTAATACCGCTCGCTACCGTCATCTCACCATTGCGCTAGATAGCTTAACCGAGCTATTTGGTCCCTTAAAGTTGTCTAGGGTGTATGAGAGTGAGTCGGTTGGGTTTCGTGGTAGTTTATTCTTGAATATGGCGGTAGGGTTTTCTACCGATATGCCCTTAAGTGAGCTTGCCGTGCAAATGCGGGCCATTGAGTTGAATAACGGTCGTCAATTAGACGCGTTAAAGTTTAGCCCCCGAACCTTAGATATCGATATTTTAAGTTATGGCGAGCTCTGTGGTTATCATGCCGGTATAGAGTTGCCCCGTGAAGAAATTCTGTATAACGCGTTTGTCCTGTTACCGTTGAGTGAGCTCGCGCCCAACCACAGGCATCCACTAGATGGTCGCAGTTATCAAGAGTTGTGGCGTGCTTACGCCTCAGATCAAAAATTATGGCCTGTGTCCTTTTTATGGCAGGGCCGGGACCTTTCAGCGACTTAG
- the rpsU gene encoding 30S ribosomal protein S21: MPSVKLKENEPFDIALRRFKRSCEKAGVLAEVRRREFYEKPTSVRKRQAAAAVKRHAKKVSRDNKKQQRLY, from the coding sequence ATGCCTTCAGTCAAACTCAAAGAAAACGAACCATTTGATATCGCTCTACGTCGTTTTAAGCGTTCTTGCGAAAAAGCAGGCGTACTGGCAGAAGTTCGTCGTCGCGAATTCTACGAAAAGCCAACTTCAGTTCGTAAGCGTCAAGCTGCCGCTGCTGTTAAGCGTCACGCTAAAAAAGTATCACGCGACAACAAAAAGCAACAACGCCTCTACTAA
- a CDS encoding GatB/YqeY domain-containing protein, with product MADQTLKQTLTDAMKTAMRAKDKATLNAVRLILAEIKRIEVDERIDVDDARVLTVLDKMCKQRRDSISQYENAGREELAEQERFEMSVIQTYMPTPLSDDELESLIKAAISNSGATAMKDMGKVVAELKPKVQGRADMAAVSKKIKALLA from the coding sequence ATGGCTGATCAAACGCTGAAGCAAACTCTCACAGACGCGATGAAAACCGCGATGCGAGCCAAAGATAAAGCGACATTGAATGCCGTGCGACTTATACTCGCCGAGATAAAACGCATTGAAGTTGATGAGCGCATAGATGTAGATGATGCACGTGTGCTTACTGTACTCGACAAAATGTGCAAACAGCGTCGAGACTCGATCAGCCAGTATGAAAATGCTGGCCGTGAAGAACTCGCCGAGCAAGAACGCTTTGAAATGAGCGTCATCCAAACCTATATGCCCACCCCGTTAAGTGACGACGAGCTTGAGAGTCTTATTAAAGCCGCCATCAGTAACAGCGGTGCAACGGCAATGAAAGACATGGGTAAAGTTGTAGCCGAACTAAAACCTAAAGTTCAGGGTCGCGCAGATATGGCCGCTGTCAGCAAAAAAATCAAAGCATTACTCGCTTAA
- a CDS encoding multifunctional CCA tRNA nucleotidyl transferase/2'3'-cyclic phosphodiesterase/2'nucleotidase/phosphatase: protein MKTYLVGGAVRDKLLNYPYHERDWVVVGAHPKDLIEQNYQQVGKDFPVFLHPTTKEEYALARTERKSGAGYHGFICDFSPDITLEEDLSRRDLTINAMAESDKGDIIDPYGGTKDLHNRVLRHVSPAFSEDPLRILRVARFAARYAHLGFVVADETQELMREMSDNGELSTIAAERIWVELTKALNEKSPATFFTTLLDCGALRALFPLWPAALNTQVLTSLNHAADLNLDIDIRFAITCSELNTKQCQTLCKQLRASNSATWLAERCAANIPLPSLNTAEDWLTLLENFDYVRRPQLLTAFITAATQLTPEEERLNKLQNAATALQEIQAANLISQGFKGPALGQALRAERLKKLTELACYK, encoded by the coding sequence ATGAAAACGTATCTCGTCGGCGGCGCAGTACGCGATAAATTACTAAACTATCCCTATCACGAACGAGATTGGGTGGTAGTCGGTGCACACCCAAAAGATCTGATCGAGCAAAATTATCAACAAGTAGGCAAAGATTTCCCCGTATTTCTGCACCCCACAACCAAAGAGGAATACGCCTTAGCTCGCACCGAGCGAAAATCTGGCGCGGGTTATCATGGATTTATATGCGATTTCAGCCCAGACATTACCCTAGAAGAAGATTTAAGCCGTCGTGATTTGACCATCAACGCAATGGCAGAAAGCGACAAGGGCGACATTATTGACCCCTACGGCGGCACTAAGGATTTACACAACCGCGTACTCCGCCACGTCTCACCCGCATTTAGTGAAGACCCCTTACGCATTCTTCGTGTCGCAAGGTTTGCTGCTCGCTACGCCCACCTAGGATTTGTGGTCGCTGACGAAACCCAAGAATTAATGCGTGAGATGAGCGATAACGGTGAATTATCAACCATTGCCGCCGAGCGTATCTGGGTAGAGTTAACTAAGGCACTAAACGAAAAATCTCCCGCCACCTTTTTTACAACATTATTAGATTGCGGCGCCTTGCGGGCATTATTTCCTCTGTGGCCAGCCGCCCTAAACACCCAAGTACTAACAAGCTTAAATCATGCCGCTGATTTAAATTTAGATATTGATATTCGCTTTGCCATCACTTGCAGTGAATTAAACACCAAGCAATGCCAAACCCTGTGCAAACAACTTCGCGCCAGTAATAGTGCGACATGGCTAGCAGAGCGATGCGCCGCCAACATTCCACTTCCATCGCTTAATACCGCAGAAGACTGGCTGACACTGCTTGAGAATTTTGACTACGTTCGTCGGCCACAGCTATTAACCGCGTTCATCACCGCAGCAACACAATTAACACCCGAGGAAGAACGCCTAAACAAATTACAGAACGCCGCTACCGCCCTGCAAGAAATCCAAGCCGCTAACTTGATTAGCCAGGGGTTTAAAGGTCCGGCTCTGGGGCAGGCACTACGTGCAGAACGCTTAAAAAAATTGACCGAATTAGCTTGCTACAAATAA
- the tsaD gene encoding tRNA (adenosine(37)-N6)-threonylcarbamoyltransferase complex transferase subunit TsaD → MRVLGLETSCDETGVAIYDSEQGLLAEALYSQIDLHAEYGGVVPELASRDHVRKLLPLVREVLTKAGMRGEELDGVAFTNGPGLAGALMVGACAGRAMAYGWGVPAVAVHHMEGHLLAPMLEENAPDFPFIALLVSGGHTQLVRVDGIGRYRILGESLDDAAGEAFDKAAKMLGLGYPGGPQVAKAAEQGTVGRYKFPRPMVNRPGLDFSFSGLKTFTLNTVAASREAGGHDAQDKADIAAAFQEAVVDTLVIKCTRALVQENLNTLVMAGGVSANTVLRARLAQKLAKTGGHVFYPRPEFCTDNGAMIAYAGHCRLQVGQAEGLGVSIRPRWPMTELTPV, encoded by the coding sequence GTGCGTGTTTTGGGACTTGAAACCTCTTGTGATGAAACGGGTGTGGCGATATACGACTCTGAGCAAGGTTTACTTGCGGAGGCCTTGTACAGTCAAATTGATTTGCATGCCGAATATGGTGGTGTGGTGCCAGAGTTGGCATCGCGAGACCATGTTAGAAAGTTACTTCCGTTGGTCCGCGAGGTTTTGACAAAGGCGGGTATGCGTGGCGAAGAGTTAGACGGGGTTGCCTTCACTAATGGCCCTGGGCTTGCGGGTGCCTTAATGGTTGGTGCCTGCGCTGGGCGGGCAATGGCTTATGGCTGGGGAGTTCCCGCTGTTGCGGTGCATCATATGGAAGGCCATTTACTGGCGCCAATGCTGGAAGAAAACGCGCCTGACTTTCCTTTTATTGCGCTACTGGTCTCTGGTGGTCATACCCAGCTAGTACGGGTTGATGGAATTGGCCGGTATCGTATTTTGGGTGAGTCACTTGATGATGCCGCTGGAGAGGCCTTTGATAAGGCCGCAAAAATGCTGGGCTTGGGTTACCCGGGTGGGCCGCAAGTGGCAAAGGCTGCAGAGCAGGGCACGGTTGGGCGATATAAATTCCCAAGACCTATGGTAAATCGTCCGGGTTTGGATTTTAGTTTTAGCGGTTTAAAGACCTTTACATTAAATACGGTGGCAGCTAGCCGCGAAGCTGGCGGCCATGATGCTCAAGATAAGGCGGATATTGCCGCTGCTTTCCAAGAGGCGGTCGTTGATACGTTGGTTATTAAGTGCACGCGAGCCTTAGTGCAAGAAAATTTAAATACTTTGGTGATGGCGGGGGGGGTGAGTGCGAATACCGTGCTGCGAGCGCGTTTAGCCCAAAAGTTAGCCAAAACAGGTGGTCACGTCTTCTATCCACGTCCCGAGTTTTGTACTGATAATGGTGCGATGATCGCATATGCAGGTCATTGTCGCTTACAGGTTGGGCAGGCGGAGGGGCTTGGTGTATCGATACGGCCTCGTTGGCCGATGACAGAATTGACGCCAGTCTGA
- the dnaG gene encoding DNA primase translates to MAAKGRIPQYFIDDLLSRVDIVDVINRRVSLKKTGKNYSACCPFHEEKTPSFSVNPDKQFYYCFGCGAAGNAVGFIMDYERQDFPSAIESLAHVAGLEVPREELSPQQQIKQERRKTIYDLMEQVSAHYQKQLRVSPQSQRAVDYLKRRGLSGRIARDFNIGFAPPGWDNLLNTFGNTDEQKQQLIDAGMLIEKEDGKLYDRFRDRIMFPIRDNRGRVIAFGGRVLGDDKPKYLNSPETDIFQKNRELYGLYHARQNNRHLEQLLIVEGYMDVVALAQHGIMTGIATLGTASNTEHLRTAFRYASELIFCFDGDAAGRKAAERALENALPVMEDGRRIRFLFLPEGDDPDSVVNRDGAAGFQKLLAKATPLERYFFESLHEQTDPDTLEGKARLSKLALPKLLMLPDGVFRQLMLDSLAERTGLSRQSVDQLLNESNAEKPITENTAPTAPQRRDATQNLKVQLPKGRRDPLLFALAMLLYNPRGVTTGTSNITHSDSSPVAALLNNTIALLRKRPESSTAMLLGHWYGQPEYEVLTEALKTIELLGNELTDEKAEAAFFDTLTHLETQQSSEILRNHVDKLRGDSEVDKPPNSNYAELSESEKQQLLTIQQLLKQKHRL, encoded by the coding sequence GTGGCCGCAAAAGGACGTATCCCCCAATATTTTATCGATGACCTGCTCTCAAGGGTCGACATTGTCGACGTCATCAACCGCCGCGTTTCTTTAAAAAAGACCGGTAAGAATTATAGTGCTTGCTGCCCCTTCCACGAGGAAAAAACCCCTTCTTTTAGCGTAAACCCAGACAAACAGTTCTATTATTGCTTTGGCTGCGGCGCTGCGGGAAATGCGGTTGGCTTCATTATGGATTACGAGCGCCAGGATTTTCCCAGCGCCATAGAGAGCCTCGCTCACGTTGCGGGACTAGAAGTCCCTCGCGAAGAATTAAGCCCTCAGCAGCAAATCAAACAAGAACGCCGTAAAACCATTTACGACTTAATGGAGCAAGTTTCCGCCCATTACCAAAAACAACTTCGAGTCTCCCCGCAATCCCAGCGCGCCGTCGACTACCTGAAACGCCGCGGTCTCAGCGGCCGAATCGCCAGAGACTTTAACATTGGCTTTGCCCCACCGGGCTGGGACAACCTCTTAAACACATTTGGCAATACCGACGAGCAAAAGCAGCAACTTATTGACGCCGGCATGCTCATTGAGAAAGAAGACGGCAAGCTCTACGATCGCTTCCGTGACAGAATCATGTTCCCCATCCGCGACAACCGCGGACGCGTCATTGCTTTTGGCGGCCGGGTTTTAGGTGACGACAAACCTAAATATTTAAACTCCCCCGAAACCGATATTTTTCAAAAAAACAGAGAGCTTTATGGGCTCTACCATGCTCGACAAAATAACCGCCATTTAGAACAGCTCCTTATCGTAGAAGGCTATATGGATGTTGTTGCCTTGGCGCAACATGGGATTATGACAGGCATTGCCACCCTCGGCACAGCCAGTAACACAGAACACCTTCGCACGGCTTTTCGCTATGCCAGCGAGCTTATATTTTGCTTCGACGGTGACGCTGCTGGACGCAAAGCGGCTGAGCGCGCCTTAGAAAACGCCCTCCCAGTAATGGAAGATGGCAGACGAATTCGCTTTTTATTTTTACCCGAAGGAGATGACCCCGATAGCGTGGTCAACCGCGATGGCGCAGCAGGCTTTCAAAAACTACTCGCCAAAGCCACACCTCTTGAGCGCTATTTTTTCGAATCGCTACACGAGCAAACAGACCCCGACACACTGGAAGGCAAGGCGCGCCTGAGTAAACTAGCACTACCCAAGCTGCTAATGCTACCCGATGGCGTTTTTCGCCAACTCATGCTCGACTCCCTAGCGGAGCGGACCGGCCTCAGCCGCCAATCCGTAGACCAACTACTTAATGAGTCAAATGCCGAAAAACCAATTACGGAGAATACCGCTCCCACAGCTCCGCAACGCCGCGACGCCACTCAAAACCTAAAGGTACAATTACCAAAGGGACGCCGCGACCCCCTTTTATTTGCATTGGCCATGCTGCTCTACAACCCGAGAGGCGTTACCACGGGTACAAGCAATATCACCCATTCAGACTCTTCACCGGTAGCCGCACTGCTAAATAACACTATCGCGTTGCTGCGTAAGCGTCCCGAGTCCAGCACAGCGATGCTGTTAGGGCACTGGTACGGGCAACCTGAATACGAGGTTTTGACAGAGGCCCTAAAAACCATCGAACTGCTTGGCAACGAATTAACCGACGAAAAAGCCGAAGCCGCCTTTTTCGACACCCTAACTCACCTCGAAACCCAGCAATCCAGCGAAATATTACGCAATCATGTTGATAAATTACGGGGCGACAGTGAAGTCGACAAACCACCAAACAGCAACTACGCTGAGCTTAGTGAGTCAGAAAAACAGCAGCTGCTCACAATTCAACAGCTGCTAAAACAAAAACACCGCTTGTAA
- a CDS encoding response regulator — MPKILLVEDNEMNRDMLSRRLIRKGYEVLLAVDGQLGIDMSLSDKPDLMLLDMSLPIKDGWQVAREMKATPSLQAIPIIALTAHAMADDRQRALLAGCDDYDTKPVDLPRLLGKIEYLLGTKG; from the coding sequence ATGCCAAAAATATTGCTCGTTGAAGACAATGAAATGAATCGAGATATGCTCAGCCGACGGTTAATACGCAAGGGGTATGAGGTACTACTAGCTGTTGATGGCCAGCTTGGTATTGATATGAGTCTTAGTGACAAGCCAGATTTAATGCTATTGGATATGAGTTTGCCGATCAAAGATGGCTGGCAGGTGGCCAGAGAAATGAAGGCAACGCCGTCGCTACAGGCTATCCCTATTATTGCCTTAACCGCCCATGCGATGGCCGATGATCGCCAACGAGCGTTGTTGGCGGGTTGCGATGATTACGATACCAAGCCTGTTGATTTACCGCGCCTGCTTGGAAAAATCGAATACCTACTTGGTACTAAAGGATGA
- the rpoD gene encoding RNA polymerase sigma factor RpoD, translating into MSDSKHQSRLKQLIAKGKEQGYLTYSEVNDHLPEDISDPDQVEEIIQMINDMGIQVFEHAPDEDTLIMAGSDSPDDIAAAEAAAALAAVETETGRTTDPVRMYMREMGTVELLTREGEIVIAKRIEEGIREVMASLAYYPGVVTGVLAQYDKVATEERRLGDIMSGYLDPADNVPSPQAQAAAAAEASDDDEDAVSGPDPEEARIRFAALQKQSDKVEKCIAENGRYSKQTAKELSALGELFKFFKLTPSIFDPLIEEVRTTLSSIRAMEREIMSICIKKVGIDRKEFIRSFQGNEANLKWADELLKKHPKLAEYNDVIRRIQTKIAYIEERQDLTISDIKEINRRVSIGEARARRAKKEMVEANLRLVISIAKKYTNRGLQFLDLIQEGNIGLMKAVDKFEYRRGYKFSTYATWWIRQAITRSIADQARTIRIPVHMIETINKLNRISRQMLQEMGREPTPEELGERMEMPEDKVRKVLKIAKEPISMETPIGDDEDSHLGDFIEDGTISSPIESATGEGLREATKDVLSGLTAREAKVLRMRFGIDMNTDHTLEEVGKQFDVTRERIRQIEAKALRKLRHPTRSDHLRSFLDE; encoded by the coding sequence ATGAGTGACTCAAAGCATCAATCGCGCCTCAAACAACTCATTGCCAAAGGCAAGGAGCAGGGTTATTTAACGTACTCTGAGGTCAACGACCACTTACCGGAAGATATTTCGGATCCAGATCAGGTCGAAGAAATCATCCAAATGATCAATGACATGGGGATTCAGGTGTTTGAACACGCGCCTGATGAAGACACATTGATCATGGCCGGCAGCGATTCACCTGACGACATCGCCGCCGCAGAAGCTGCAGCCGCGCTTGCCGCAGTAGAAACTGAAACGGGCCGCACAACCGACCCTGTCCGCATGTATATGCGGGAAATGGGCACCGTTGAACTCCTTACCCGTGAAGGCGAAATTGTCATTGCCAAACGGATAGAAGAAGGTATCCGTGAAGTAATGGCGTCACTGGCCTATTACCCCGGCGTGGTTACTGGTGTTCTAGCTCAATACGACAAAGTTGCTACAGAAGAGCGTCGCCTCGGCGATATCATGAGCGGCTATTTAGACCCAGCAGACAATGTACCCTCACCGCAAGCTCAAGCAGCAGCCGCTGCAGAAGCCAGTGATGACGATGAAGATGCCGTCTCCGGTCCAGATCCAGAAGAAGCACGTATTCGCTTTGCGGCATTACAAAAGCAATCGGATAAGGTTGAAAAATGCATCGCTGAAAACGGTCGCTACAGCAAGCAAACCGCAAAAGAATTAAGCGCCTTAGGCGAACTATTCAAATTCTTTAAGCTGACCCCAAGCATTTTTGACCCCCTCATAGAAGAGGTGCGCACCACACTTAGCTCCATTCGTGCAATGGAACGTGAAATCATGTCCATCTGCATCAAAAAAGTGGGCATTGATCGCAAAGAGTTCATCCGTAGCTTCCAAGGCAACGAAGCCAACCTTAAATGGGCTGATGAACTGTTAAAGAAACACCCAAAATTAGCAGAATACAACGACGTTATTCGCCGTATTCAGACTAAAATTGCCTATATTGAAGAACGCCAAGACTTAACTATTTCTGACATCAAAGAAATTAATCGTCGCGTTTCTATTGGTGAGGCTCGCGCCCGCCGCGCTAAAAAGGAAATGGTAGAAGCCAACCTACGATTGGTTATCTCTATTGCCAAAAAGTACACCAACCGTGGTTTGCAATTCCTCGATTTGATTCAAGAAGGCAATATCGGCTTGATGAAAGCGGTAGACAAATTTGAATACCGTCGCGGTTACAAGTTCTCAACTTATGCAACATGGTGGATACGCCAGGCCATTACTCGCTCTATTGCTGACCAGGCGCGTACTATCCGTATTCCGGTACACATGATAGAAACCATCAACAAGCTAAACCGTATCTCTCGCCAGATGCTTCAGGAAATGGGACGCGAACCCACACCAGAAGAACTCGGTGAGCGTATGGAAATGCCTGAAGATAAAGTACGTAAAGTACTTAAAATCGCCAAAGAACCTATTTCAATGGAAACACCTATTGGTGATGATGAAGACTCTCACTTAGGTGATTTCATCGAAGACGGCACCATCTCTTCACCCATTGAATCGGCCACAGGCGAAGGTCTACGCGAAGCCACTAAAGATGTGCTTTCAGGGCTGACTGCTCGGGAAGCAAAAGTGCTGAGAATGCGCTTTGGTATTGATATGAATACCGATCACACCCTAGAAGAGGTCGGCAAACAATTTGACGTTACCAGAGAACGTATTCGTCAAATCGAAGCCAAAGCATTGCGTAAGCTACGTCATCCAACACGCTCGGACCACCTCCGCAGCTTCTTAGACGAATAA